A stretch of Corallococcus soli DNA encodes these proteins:
- a CDS encoding imm11 family protein, with product MSFRPWLSDDENDAYAWITYAPSALRKEPKEYELHKGITVQHWYPVNVTFPLAEDRGLELTDSIPNTLGLIIVSERLKRFLEANAGAHMEFLPARLLDQKDRLVPEPYFILNLLEVVECVDLEKSQYERSAIIPSFIAWFSLLVVDPARIPPEAKLFRLKEKPNLILIREDLAQVLVNEDYTGMMFLDLEEYGREWGRT from the coding sequence ATGAGCTTTCGACCCTGGCTTTCGGACGACGAGAATGACGCGTATGCATGGATCACCTATGCGCCCAGCGCGTTGAGGAAAGAGCCCAAGGAGTACGAACTGCACAAGGGCATTACAGTGCAGCACTGGTATCCAGTGAATGTGACCTTCCCGCTGGCGGAGGACCGAGGTCTTGAACTCACGGACTCCATCCCCAACACCCTCGGCCTCATCATCGTGTCGGAGCGACTGAAACGGTTCCTGGAGGCGAACGCAGGAGCCCACATGGAGTTCCTCCCTGCCCGTCTTCTCGATCAAAAGGACCGGCTCGTTCCGGAGCCCTACTTCATCCTGAACCTGCTGGAAGTCGTGGAGTGCGTCGATCTTGAGAAGTCGCAGTACGAACGCTCAGCGATAATTCCCTCATTCATTGCCTGGTTCTCGCTCCTGGTCGTGGATCCGGCACGGATTCCCCCGGAAGCGAAGCTCTTCCGGCTCAAGGAGAAGCCCAACCTCATCCTGATTCGAGAGGACCTCGCCCAGGTGCTCGTCAATGAGGACTACACGGGCATGATGTTCCTGGACTTGGAGGAGTACGGCAGGGAATGGGGACGGACCTGA
- a CDS encoding immunity 49 family protein yields the protein MIHHETNALEAIRVLTLEVESGPLPVEERERILFHLSRHCRIAALSALLARADVVSFRERLRMSGTWRLNLLSDRATQERPFNRFTGAAQIAPLCDALAAGADTVAQDIARMSASGWLTRKEFEDDFYYGRLLGGFALREPGWETAADGLLSGLVRVIGDEGAPRVRVCRALLTHESGAFLDALLELLEQHGAWFRARAGTLQSREPAFGLERSVCVEGLALLHLALLHGLSIDPEAEYPLMPDIVRVG from the coding sequence ATGATCCATCACGAAACCAACGCGCTCGAAGCCATCCGGGTCCTGACGCTTGAGGTCGAAAGCGGGCCGCTCCCCGTAGAGGAGCGCGAGCGCATCCTCTTCCACCTGTCGCGGCATTGCCGCATCGCCGCGCTCAGCGCGCTGCTGGCCCGGGCGGATGTCGTGTCCTTCCGCGAGCGCCTCCGGATGTCTGGAACGTGGCGACTGAACCTCCTGAGTGACCGCGCCACACAGGAGAGGCCCTTCAACCGGTTCACGGGGGCTGCCCAGATCGCTCCACTCTGTGATGCCCTCGCTGCCGGTGCGGACACGGTCGCTCAAGACATCGCGCGCATGTCCGCGTCCGGGTGGCTGACACGCAAGGAGTTCGAGGACGATTTCTACTATGGGCGGCTGCTGGGCGGGTTCGCCCTTCGAGAGCCTGGGTGGGAAACCGCAGCGGATGGCCTGCTGTCCGGTCTCGTCCGCGTCATCGGGGATGAGGGCGCGCCTCGGGTCCGCGTGTGCCGGGCCCTGTTGACCCACGAGTCCGGCGCATTTCTCGACGCCCTGTTGGAACTCCTGGAGCAGCATGGCGCCTGGTTCCGAGCCAGGGCGGGTACCCTGCAATCCCGCGAACCCGCATTCGGGTTGGAACGTTCCGTTTGCGTGGAGGGGCTGGCATTGCTGCACCTCGCCCTGCTCCACGGCTTGTCGATCGACCCGGAAGCGGAATACCCATTGATGCCTGACATTGTCCGAGTGGGCTGA
- a CDS encoding FG-GAP-like repeat-containing protein — MESSTGPGPRYVAAADFNKDGVPDVAIANIPNRTLAIQLGSTTGMLATPRTVALPTSLTPPVSVAGVSDFNGDGNPDVAVVGNNVVAAFYGDGAGGFLSTPPGLAQLPSEPAAFRGLAVANLVENTASPELLTFSPTNQFVFIVTAPGAPFPTERPVLLSPNTLDIAVADVTGDGHVDIVGVNAAGVMAIQAGDGTGKFPSLVNSTAPNFAARLALGDATGDGLRDLIVAGNQYVSVTPSMGDNTYGSFIRSNTTVNARDIALADFNLDGLLDVAVASVTGPDVTVLINQGDGTFAQPTVLSTNSPASDIDVADWNGDGRPDIVVTREQANTAVVFLNTTGVVADVAVRLVARPVFDLFNPYIRYDVSVTNNGPEPLDMATVTASLPAPLTASSGQCTPGARSAICGFSAIAPGATQSRSFTVRLILFTFGLPYTVTARRTASTPTDLNPANDRTSRSCIVLGPLLTSCN; from the coding sequence GTGGAATCCTCCACGGGCCCGGGCCCGCGCTACGTGGCAGCCGCCGACTTCAACAAGGACGGCGTCCCTGACGTCGCCATCGCGAACATCCCAAACCGCACCCTCGCCATCCAGCTCGGCTCCACGACGGGGATGCTCGCCACCCCGCGGACGGTGGCCCTGCCCACCAGTCTCACCCCGCCCGTCTCCGTCGCCGGTGTCTCGGACTTCAACGGGGATGGCAATCCGGACGTCGCCGTCGTGGGCAACAACGTCGTCGCCGCGTTCTACGGCGACGGCGCGGGCGGCTTCCTGTCCACGCCGCCCGGCCTGGCCCAACTCCCGAGCGAGCCGGCGGCCTTTCGCGGACTCGCCGTCGCCAACCTCGTCGAGAACACGGCGTCCCCGGAGCTGCTGACCTTTTCCCCCACGAACCAGTTCGTCTTCATCGTCACCGCTCCCGGCGCTCCCTTTCCTACCGAACGTCCGGTGCTCCTGTCTCCCAACACCCTGGACATCGCCGTGGCGGACGTCACCGGAGACGGCCACGTCGACATCGTCGGCGTGAATGCCGCCGGCGTCATGGCCATCCAGGCCGGTGATGGCACCGGGAAGTTTCCCTCGCTCGTGAACTCCACCGCGCCCAACTTCGCCGCACGACTCGCGTTGGGGGACGCCACCGGCGACGGCCTCAGGGACCTCATCGTGGCGGGCAACCAGTACGTGTCCGTCACGCCCAGCATGGGCGACAACACCTACGGCTCGTTCATCCGGTCCAACACCACCGTCAACGCCAGGGATATCGCCCTCGCGGACTTCAACCTGGACGGCCTGCTCGACGTGGCCGTGGCCTCTGTTACCGGACCGGACGTCACCGTGCTCATCAACCAGGGCGATGGCACCTTCGCCCAGCCCACCGTCCTCTCCACCAACAGCCCGGCCTCCGACATCGACGTCGCGGACTGGAACGGGGATGGCAGGCCGGACATCGTCGTGACCCGGGAGCAGGCCAACACCGCCGTCGTGTTCCTCAACACGACCGGGGTCGTCGCGGACGTCGCCGTGCGCCTCGTGGCCCGGCCCGTCTTCGACCTCTTCAATCCGTACATCCGCTATGACGTGTCCGTGACGAACAACGGCCCCGAGCCGCTCGACATGGCCACCGTCACCGCGTCGCTGCCCGCCCCGCTGACCGCCTCGTCCGGCCAGTGCACGCCGGGCGCGAGGAGCGCCATCTGCGGCTTCAGCGCCATCGCTCCGGGGGCCACGCAGAGCCGGTCCTTCACCGTCCGCCTGATCCTGTTCACCTTCGGTCTGCCCTACACTGTCACGGCCCGCCGCACGGCCAGCACCCCGACGGACCTCAACCCGGCCAATGACCGGACCTCGCGAAGCTGCATCGTCCTCGGCCCGCTCCTGACCTCCTGCAACTGA
- a CDS encoding glutathione S-transferase family protein has protein sequence MIKLHQFNPSGNCYKVRLLLHQLAIPFETREVDLSAGETRTPEFKAMNPIARTPTVELEPGVFLAESNAILWYFGEGTPFIPTDRLERARMLQWMFFEQYSHEPYIAVARAWLAYFGVPPGKEKELEERIQKGYAALDVMEGELSKRPFFAGEHYSLADIALYAYTHVAEEGRFDLGRHPAIRAWFERVQAQPRHLRITDVINAPSASRSSQVKPGL, from the coding sequence ATGATCAAGCTCCACCAGTTCAACCCTTCTGGGAATTGCTACAAGGTCCGCCTGCTGCTGCATCAGCTCGCGATTCCGTTTGAAACGCGGGAGGTGGATCTCTCCGCGGGAGAGACGCGCACGCCGGAGTTCAAGGCGATGAACCCCATTGCCCGGACCCCCACCGTGGAGCTGGAGCCAGGTGTCTTCCTCGCCGAGTCCAACGCCATCCTCTGGTATTTCGGCGAGGGCACGCCCTTCATCCCCACCGACCGGCTGGAGCGGGCGCGAATGCTCCAGTGGATGTTCTTCGAACAGTACAGTCACGAGCCCTACATCGCCGTGGCTCGTGCGTGGCTCGCCTACTTCGGTGTCCCTCCCGGCAAGGAGAAGGAGCTGGAGGAGCGCATCCAGAAAGGCTACGCCGCGCTCGACGTCATGGAGGGCGAGCTGAGCAAGCGGCCCTTCTTCGCGGGCGAGCACTACAGCCTCGCGGACATCGCGCTGTATGCGTACACGCACGTAGCGGAAGAGGGCCGCTTCGACCTGGGCCGCCATCCCGCCATCCGCGCCTGGTTCGAGCGGGTGCAGGCCCAGCCCCGCCACCTGCGCATCACCGACGTCATCAACGCGCCGTCGGCTTCGCGCTCCTCCCAAGTGAAGCCGGGGCTGTAG